The window CGTCGGTGAGGATCACCGTGCCACCTCCCGCTCGGCCACCGGGGCGGGTTCGGCGACGCCGTTGGTCTCCGGACCCCCGCGCACGGCCGCGAACATCAGCAGCCCGCCGAAGACGATCAGCGCGATCGGGGTGAACTCGTACGGCATGATCGAGCTGAGGCCCAGCAGCCAGAAGGTGTAGAGACCCGGCAGGATCAGCCCGAACATGTACCCGATGCCGTACCCGCTCGCCCGCACGGAAGCCGGGAACCGCTCGTTGAGGTACACGAGGATGACGCCGAGCGGCGCGGACGGCAGGACCTTCGCCACGACGGCGATCAGCCCGATCACCCACGCCGGCGCACCCGCGCGGGCGGCGACCGCCAGCAGCGCGAACGCGCCGCCCACGACGAATGTGAGCACAAGTGCCCAGCGCATCAGCAGCGCGCGCCGCCCGATCCGCTGGCCGACCGCGGCGAGCACCAGGATCAGGATCATCGTGAGGACCGAGCTGATGATCTCGACCGTGGAGGACAGCCGCGGGCTTTGGTCCAGCACCTGCACCAGCAGCGTCGGGAGGAACGACACCGACATCTGGGTGGCGAACCAGTAGCCGCAGGTGAACAAGAAGACGCTGACGAACAGAGAGCGGTGCGTCGTGAACAGTTCCATCACCGGTTGCCGTCCCTTGCGGCGCTGGGCGAACACCGAGTCGTCTTCCTTCACGCCGCGGTAGTGCCACAGGTACACCAGGCCGAGCACGAAGCCGAGGAGGAACGGGATCCGCCAGCCCCAGGTCAGGAAACCGCTGTGCGGCAGCACGTCGAGCAGGCCGAGCAGGAGCAGGTTGATCACCAGGAACGAGCCGGGCGCCGCGACGCCGATGAGCCCGCCAACACGGCCGCGTCGCGCGGGCTTCGCCTGTTCCAGCGCGAGCGGGATCGGTGCTGCGTAGCCGCCGGCGAGGAAGATCCCGCCGATCAGCCGGAGCACGGCGAACACGGCGATCGCGCCGTAGTCCCACGCCGCGTATCCGGGCAGCAGCCCGATGAGCAGGGTGACGATGGTGAAGCCCCAGCCGCTGATCATGGTGACGGGTTTGCGGCCGATCCGGTCGGACAGGTTGCCGAAGATGACGCTGCCGATCGGTCGCGCGAGCAGCCCGATCGTGAACAGCAGCGTGGTGAACGTCGCGCGGATCGCCGGCGACAGGTTCGCGGGCATGAAGTAGGCCATGGCGGCCGGCAGCACGAGCGCCGGGAGGTACACGTCGAAGCTGTCGACGAACATCGAGAACGCGCCGCCGCGGGCGGAGCGCCGTTCGTCGGCCTCGGTGAGGACGGTGGACGGGGGGACTTCGGGCAGCGCCATTGCGGCCTCCTGATCGTGGGGGAGCGCTAGGGACGGAGCACGGCTCCTCGGCCGAGGGGGCGCACGGTGCGCCGGTAGACCGACAACCAGCCGGTTTCGTGGTGGTCCGCAACGGGTTCCGGGTTCCTCGCCGCGAGCTCGCCGGGTTCGACGCGGAGGTCGCAGGCCCGCGCCGGCAGGTCGATGTGGATGGTGTCGCCGTCGCGGACGAGGGACAGGGGACCGCCGTCGGCGGCTTCGGGACGGACCTCGCCCACCACGATGCCGCGGTTGACGAGACCGGACAACTGGCCGTCGGTGACCACCGCGACCTGGCCGGTGAGCCCGGCGCGGTCGAGGGCGAAGACGATCTGCGACGCCATGCCCATGCCGGGCCGGCCCCGCGGACCGAGCCCGCGGACGACCACGACGTCACCCGCGGTGATGCTCCCGTCCGCCAGTGCGGCGACCGCGGCCTCCTGGCTTTCGAAACACCGAGCGGGTCCGGTGAACGCGGCCGGGCGGTCGTCGCCGACCGCGAGCTTGACGATCCCGCCGTCGGGGGTCAGCGATCCGCGCAGGACCACGATCAACGGCTCGGCGGCGAACGGCCGGCCGACGGGCCGGATGACTTCCGGGTCCGCGACCTCGGCGTCCCGGACGTTGTCGCCCACCGTGCCGCCGCTGACGGTCAGCGGCGTCGGATCGATCAGGTCGCCCAGCTGTTTGAGCACGGCCCGCGCGCCGCCCGCGGCGTCGAACTGCTCGATGCGATGCGGCCCGTTCGGCCGGACCGCGGACAGTACCGGGGTTTCCGGCCCGAACTCGGCGTAGAGGCCGAGGACGTCGACGTCCACATCGGACTCTTCCGCGATCGCCTGGAGGTGCTTGACGGTGTTGATCGACGCGCCCACGGAGAGGGCTACCCGGACGGCGTTGCGGAACGCGGCGGCCGTCATGATCCGGCGCGGGCGCAGGTCCTCGTCGACCAGCTGCACGATGCGCTTCGCGGCGGCGTCGGCCGCCGCCCACATCGACGGCGAGTTCGCCGCGACGGGGGTGGTGCCGGGCAGCGCCATGCCGAGTGCTTCGGCGACGACGTGCATCGAATTGGCCGTGCCCATGCCCGGGCACACCCCGGGGCCGCCGACGGCGCTGTCGCTCATCTCGGCAAGTTCGTCCACAGTAGACGTACCGCAGGCGTGGAGGAAGACGTCTTCGATGTCGCAGTGGCCGCCGCGGAAGCAGCCGCTGGGCTGGTAGCCGCAGGCCACGAGCAGGGTCGGGAGGTCCAGCCGCCCGGCGGCCATCAGCTGGGCCGGTGCGGTCTTGTCGCAGCTGGCCAGGCACACCATCCCGTCCAGCTGCGCACCCTCGACGCCGACCTCGATGTCGTTCACGATGAGGTCCCGCGCCGACAGGATGTACCCGCCGCCGTGCCCGGCCGAGTGGATGAAGTCGCTCGGCGCGGTCGTGCGCACCTCGAACGCCAGTCCGCCGGCGGCGGCGATCCCCTTCTTGACCCGCGCCGCGATCGCGTCGAGGTGGCTGAAGCAGATCGCCAGGTCCGACGAGGAGTTGACGACGGCGATCTTCGGCTTGCGGAGGTCTTCGTCGGTGAGCCCGAGTGCCCGCCACTGCGCGCGGCGGGTCGCCCAGCGGACCGTGCCGGGCGGGAAATCGCTGCGTACCAAGGGTCTTCCTCCGGTCAGCTGTCGAGGTTGCGGGTCAGGCGGGTGGCCAGTTCGCCGTGGTCGATGTCGTGCACGCTGTCCTTGCCCGCCAGATCCAGGGCGTGCGCTGCGGCCATGCCCATCGCCCCGCACGGGCCCATGACGCGCACGCTCGACAGCGCGGCCGCGTCACCGTCGACGCACCGGCCCGCGACCAGGACGTTGTGGACCTCGGGTGGGGTCATCGAGCGCAGCGGGACGTAGTGCACATGCTCGGGCCCGAACGTCTCCCACACGTAGCCCTCGGCTGTGTCGTGCAGCTCCACCGGCCATGCGGTCCGCGCGACCGCGTCGGGAAAGCGCGTTCCGGCCCGCACCTCGTCGATGGTCAGCTGGTGCACCCCCTGCGCCCAGCGCGTCTGCCGCCGGCCGGGGAGTCCGTAGGCCCGGACCCGGGCGCGCCCGAACGCCTCGGGGAACTCCGCCCGCAGGAATGCCACCACCCGGTCGGCCTGGGCCTTGCCTTCGAGCTGCGCGTGCGCCGCGGCGATCGGCTCGAGCGGGGCCTCGATGTGCGTCATGTTGAGCACGGCCGTTCCCCGGCCGGGGAAGTGGAAGGCGAGCCCGTCGTGCCGGCGCAGGCCGTACTGCCCGGCTTTGGCGCCGACGCGCTCGGCCAGCTCGGCCGGTTCGGGTGCGTCCTGCTCGGCGACGTGCTCGACGACGAGCTGTTGCGAGCCGTAGATCTCGCGCTCCGGCAGGCGGCACGGCAGTCCCGCTTCCCAGACCAGGGAAGCGTCCCCGCTCGCGTCGACGAACCCGGTGGCGGCGACGTC of the Amycolatopsis sp. NBC_01488 genome contains:
- the ilvD gene encoding dihydroxy-acid dehydratase; the protein is MVRSDFPPGTVRWATRRAQWRALGLTDEDLRKPKIAVVNSSSDLAICFSHLDAIAARVKKGIAAAGGLAFEVRTTAPSDFIHSAGHGGGYILSARDLIVNDIEVGVEGAQLDGMVCLASCDKTAPAQLMAAGRLDLPTLLVACGYQPSGCFRGGHCDIEDVFLHACGTSTVDELAEMSDSAVGGPGVCPGMGTANSMHVVAEALGMALPGTTPVAANSPSMWAAADAAAKRIVQLVDEDLRPRRIMTAAAFRNAVRVALSVGASINTVKHLQAIAEESDVDVDVLGLYAEFGPETPVLSAVRPNGPHRIEQFDAAGGARAVLKQLGDLIDPTPLTVSGGTVGDNVRDAEVADPEVIRPVGRPFAAEPLIVVLRGSLTPDGGIVKLAVGDDRPAAFTGPARCFESQEAAVAALADGSITAGDVVVVRGLGPRGRPGMGMASQIVFALDRAGLTGQVAVVTDGQLSGLVNRGIVVGEVRPEAADGGPLSLVRDGDTIHIDLPARACDLRVEPGELAARNPEPVADHHETGWLSVYRRTVRPLGRGAVLRP
- a CDS encoding FAD-dependent oxidoreductase encodes the protein MPHPLTELKVHTVRKPAGTGAHQVTADVCVVGAGIAGLSAAIESVRLGRDVVLVDALPVLGGQMVNSLIGLFCGVFGNAPDYRQLTHGIFDDIFRDLGATGDLFRQRRHTLTVGYDEVVLGRWVEDTVREHGIRVVTGAAITGVIRDGDRIDSVTFATRYGPVDVAATGFVDASGDASLVWEAGLPCRLPEREIYGSQQLVVEHVAEQDAPEPAELAERVGAKAGQYGLRRHDGLAFHFPGRGTAVLNMTHIEAPLEPIAAAHAQLEGKAQADRVVAFLRAEFPEAFGRARVRAYGLPGRRQTRWAQGVHQLTIDEVRAGTRFPDAVARTAWPVELHDTAEGYVWETFGPEHVHYVPLRSMTPPEVHNVLVAGRCVDGDAAALSSVRVMGPCGAMGMAAAHALDLAGKDSVHDIDHGELATRLTRNLDS
- a CDS encoding MFS transporter — encoded protein: MALPEVPPSTVLTEADERRSARGGAFSMFVDSFDVYLPALVLPAAMAYFMPANLSPAIRATFTTLLFTIGLLARPIGSVIFGNLSDRIGRKPVTMISGWGFTIVTLLIGLLPGYAAWDYGAIAVFAVLRLIGGIFLAGGYAAPIPLALEQAKPARRGRVGGLIGVAAPGSFLVINLLLLGLLDVLPHSGFLTWGWRIPFLLGFVLGLVYLWHYRGVKEDDSVFAQRRKGRQPVMELFTTHRSLFVSVFLFTCGYWFATQMSVSFLPTLLVQVLDQSPRLSSTVEIISSVLTMILILVLAAVGQRIGRRALLMRWALVLTFVVGGAFALLAVAARAGAPAWVIGLIAVVAKVLPSAPLGVILVYLNERFPASVRASGYGIGYMFGLILPGLYTFWLLGLSSIMPYEFTPIALIVFGGLLMFAAVRGGPETNGVAEPAPVAEREVAR